Part of the Candidatus Chlorohelix allophototropha genome, TTCGGGTAGGGTGAAAACATTGGTCAGGCAAGGTTCGCTTGAATCTTCTTTTTCACAAACCACTTGGCACAAACCCACCAATTTATCGCCATCAGTAGCTGACACCGAAAGTTCTGGCATGTAATCGCCCCAATCCGGGTCAAGTTCACGCTTGATAAGTTCAATAGCATCTAAGGGTGTATTCCAATCGTAGTCAATAGTGCCGTAATAGGCGCGATGCATTGCCTCTCCGAGAATATCAGCTTCAATTGGCGCAGTGGCAAGCGTGTAATTCTGGGCAGAAGCGGGCGAAATCTCCGCACCACTCAAATTAACCCGCATGAGCTTGCGCCTAACAAAAGTAGTGCCATCTGGTAGATAATGTTCAACCGCGTTGTAAAGAGCGTGCGGCTTACGCCCATCAATAACCATGACCCGCCTCGAACCTTCCAAAGCCTTCAGCGCGGCTTCAACTTTGGGAATCATACCACCCGTTATCACGCCACTTTCGATTAAATGATGGCTACTTTTTTTACCTAGCCGCCGAATAGTGCGTTTTTGCTCATCCAGCACTCCCGGCACATCAGTCAAAAAGACGGTGGCATCGGCTTCAAGGGTAGCCGCAATCGCAGCAGCAGCGGTATCCGCATTCAGGTTAAAAGTTCTAGCTCCGTCCTCAACAGAAACACCGAGCGGCGCAATTATAGGCATAAAACCAGAACTTAATACTTGAACTAGCAAATCAATATTTACCTTCACCACCTCGCCTACGTAACCGATGTCACCAAAACGGGTTTCGCGCCGCGCTTCGAGGATATTCCCATCCACTCCGCTCAAACCCAAAGCCAGTACTGGAGTTCCCTCAACAAAGCGGTTAGCGCGATTAAAGCTCTCCACTAAGCCTGTATTTATCTGCCCACGAATCATCATTGTAGCAGCTTGTAAGGCAGATTCATCGGTCACGCGCAAGCCGTTCAAAAAGCGGGGTTGTTCACCCATTTTGCGAAGGAGGTCGCTGGTGGCATTACCTCCACCGTGTACAACCACAACCTGATGACCTTCGCGTGTAAGCTTGATTAAATCATCCAGAGTAGTATCAGGTGAAGCAGTACCGGATTGCCCCCCAAGGGTACTGCCTCCCAACTTAACTACAATAGTTTTATTCATCCTATCCAAACCAGAGCCTCAATTCTAATTGGTTATTTTCGCTTTATATTTATACTGCGCCCGTATCCGGCTAAAACTCGATGCCTTTTTGGGCTTTTACATTGGCATTATAGGGATGCTTTACTTCCACAATCTCAGAAACGAGATCGGCATAGTCTATCAATTCGGGTGGAGCATAACGTCCTGTAATAACCACATGCAAGTTTTTAGGGCGATTATCCAACGCTGCCTTAACTTCATCCCAAGGCAGCCAACCATATTTCAAAGGATAGGTCATCTCATCAATTACAATGAGATCATAATCACCGGAAAGAATTTTCTGCTTGCAAATCTCCCAACCCTCGCGCGCCAGCTTTTTATCATTCTCAATATTATCAGAAAGCCATGTAAAACCATCGCCCAAGGGTAGCATCTCAATGCCTACTTTGCGAGCGGTTTTCTCTTCTCCCCAGTTGGCGGTTTTGGCTTTAATGAACTGGAGCATACACACCCGCAAGCCCTGTCCCCATGCGCGCATCAACAAACCAAAAGCAGCGGTGGTTTTACCCTTGCCGTTGCCAGTATTGACAAGCACCAGACCTTTGCGAATCGCGGTTTTAGTCTTTTTCAAACGTGCTTCATGACTAGAGCGTTGCCGGGCTAGACGCTCTTCTTCGGTGAGATTTAGATCGGCTTCAGGGTCGTCTAGCGCATCCTCATCAAGTTCTTCAAGTTCTTCATCTATATCTTCGGTGGACATCCAGAAACTTCCTTTCATTAACATGTACGATCCCTCAGTTGTTAAGAACAAGGGCGATTGATTAATAGATTATACATGTCAGGTCAAAGTCCAAGCAAATAGAAATTTGTGGGAAATGCACATTAAGATTTAATATTAGTATTGTCTTAGAATTGAATTAGAGTAAAATGTTTTATAGAATCTAATTAAAATCTTTTGGTAAAGTCTCTACCTTTAGATTAAAATCAGGATTTTCGCTTAGAAAAGTAGTATAAAAATTAATGAGGATAATGTTCTAAAGTTCTGTACCTGTAGAGAAAACCCTAAATACTTTTTTTGTACAAAGCCAATAAGCGTCGGTATGAATGAATGTTAAAGGAACTCCCTGATAAATCTGGTCAGAATGATTTGCTGGATAGACTCTCTGACCTAGCACAACAATCTGCTAACATTTTCGATGAGCAAGAGCTAGCTGAGCTTTACCAGTTGGTTATTGAGGATACCGTCCGCTTCATTGATATTGAAACCGTTCTTCTATCATTTATACAAGTTAACCCGTTCACCGCTGAAGAAATTATGGTAGTCAAAGCCGCCTCAACTTCTGCAAAGAATGTTATAGGTGATACCTTCAAACGAGGTGAGCGGTTGAGCGGTAGAGCATGGCAACAAGAGGGTATGATAGCAATGACCGGGGCAGATTATGATAAGCAGGTTGGCGATGCGCTTAAACCGGATCGAACTCTGAGCGCGGTGGCTGCCATACCCATATTTTGCAACAAGCAGGTCGTCGGTATTCTGAACGTTTTGACTTTTAAGCCGGGACGTGTTTTCAATGATTCTGATCTTTTCTTGCTCCAATCCTTCGCCTATTATATCGGGATAGCCTACAAAAACGCTTTAGCTTTCCGCCGTGAAAAACAACGGGTAGCCGAGTTAACTGAAATACAAATCAGTCGTAGTTACGAACAGAAACTGGTTCAAATTGTTTTAGAACAAATGGCGGACGCTTTACTGGTAGTTGACCAAGAAGAAAAAATTATACAAACTAATCCCGCCACAGGGACACTTTTCCGTGTTCCGTGGAAATCGATGGTTGAAACTAATTTAGCCGAATTACGCTGTTATCTGAAATATAAAGATGGCACTCCAATAACTCCTGACAATTGCCTTGTCAGACGCGCACTTAGTAAAGGTGAAACCATCGCCAGCGAAGATATATTGTACCAAGCCGAGTTAGAGCAACTGACCCTGAATATTAACGTTGCTCCAATTCGCCAGCCAGATGGCTTGATAAGTGGAGCAGTCATAACTCTGCGAGATGTAACAACACAACGGCATAATCAGGAGTTTGACTCGCACCAAGAAAGGCTACGGGCATTGGGGCAATTGGCTGGAGGAGTAGCGCACGATCTCAATAACCTGCTATCTGGCATTATGGGAGCTGCTGATATTATTCGTACCGAAACCAAAAACATTCTCATTGAACATCCGCGCATCGGGGAAGCCTTAAAATTAATTCAGCAAGTGGGTAGTGATGGGGCAGAAATGGTGAGGCGCATCCAGACTTACAGCCGTACTACTCAAAAAGGGGATGATGAGGTTGTCTCGCTGGATACTTCAGTTTATGAAGCGCTTAAACTCACCGAATCGCGCTGGAAGGCAGAAGCGGCTATGCGCGGTATTGCCATCAGTATTGAGTCTACCGTACCAACTGATTTGAAAGTTAAGGGGAATTCAACCGAATTGCGAGAGCTATTCACCAATCTGATTCTCAATGCAGTAGATGCGCTTGGAAAGAAAGAGGGACAGATTAGTATAGTAGGTAGTCGAGTTAATCCGGACACAATCAAAATTGAGTTCTCAGATGATGGCTGTGGTATTCCTTCGCATCTACAGAACCGTATATTTGAACCATTTTTTACTACTAAAGGGAATTCTGGAACTGGGTTGGGGTTGGCTATCGTGCGCAACATTGTAGAACGAATGGAAGGTTCTATTCAAATACAAAGCATCGCTGACCATGGTACAACTTTTTCCATCCTTTTACCGAGTGCAAAAATTGCTTTTGTTGAACCTCTTGAACCGTTGGAAAGTGTAGTTGCTCCTGTGGAAAATCTAAACCGTTCTTTCCGGATCGTAGCTATAGATGATGAGCCAATACTGGGGCATATTCTGGGGCGAATGTTGGAAAGTATGGGGCATGCCGCCCGCACATTCAGCGATCCTCGACAGGCAATCCAAGTTTTCAAAGATAATCCAGATGATTTTGATGTTGTCATTACCGATCTAGGTATGCCAAAAATAACCGGATGGGAAGTAGCACAGGCAATTAAGGCAGTACGTCCCAAAACCCCCGTGATAGTGGTCACAGGTTGGTATCTTGATGATACACCGGAGAAATTGCAAGAGAAAGGCGCGGACGCAGTTATTATAAAACCTTATACTTCGCAGCACTTACAAGATACCCTGCGGAAAATTCAAAAACGTTTCTCATAATAATTACGGAACATTCAGCTACAAGGGTTCACCACCATTTCCAGTTGTGAACCCTTTGTCATTCCACAGCTATCAAATAGGTATACAATTACTGGCTTTAATCTGCGGGTACTCCCTGCGTCGCCCATTCAAGGCATAAATCGGGATAGATTTGCTCGCCTAACAGCTTGCGAAAAACAGGTTGTCGTTGTTCTCCCTGCGTAATTACCCGTAAGAGTGGCTCACCCACCAAATAAGTAAAGATATAGGGTCGCCACAAAGGCGATTTTATGAATGACAAGGCTTTGCGGGCTTCGTCTTCATTGCGAAGGCTATAGCGTTTCAGGTAGGCAACCGCCTCAGCATCACTTGCGCCGTCTTCATGGATCATAAAAGCCACATTCCCACGAACCCAGTTCAAATCACCTTGCGCTCTGGCAATACGCGCTTCTTCAGTGGCATTACCACCCACAATCCCGCAACGAGGAAATATCTCCGAAACCTGCCATTCGAATAACTC contains:
- the argB gene encoding acetylglutamate kinase, with product MNKTIVVKLGGSTLGGQSGTASPDTTLDDLIKLTREGHQVVVVHGGGNATSDLLRKMGEQPRFLNGLRVTDESALQAATMMIRGQINTGLVESFNRANRFVEGTPVLALGLSGVDGNILEARRETRFGDIGYVGEVVKVNIDLLVQVLSSGFMPIIAPLGVSVEDGARTFNLNADTAAAAIAATLEADATVFLTDVPGVLDEQKRTIRRLGKKSSHHLIESGVITGGMIPKVEAALKALEGSRRVMVIDGRKPHALYNAVEHYLPDGTTFVRRKLMRVNLSGAEISPASAQNYTLATAPIEADILGEAMHRAYYGTIDYDWNTPLDAIELIKRELDPDWGDYMPELSVSATDGDKLVGLCQVVCEKEDSSEPCLTNVFTLPEFRGQGVGRAVVEESLRRIKAAGYPSAVLRVTLGNDIAEALYRSLGFEVVELYEV
- the cobO gene encoding cob(I)yrinic acid a,c-diamide adenosyltransferase; protein product: MSTEDIDEELEELDEDALDDPEADLNLTEEERLARQRSSHEARLKKTKTAIRKGLVLVNTGNGKGKTTAAFGLLMRAWGQGLRVCMLQFIKAKTANWGEEKTARKVGIEMLPLGDGFTWLSDNIENDKKLAREGWEICKQKILSGDYDLIVIDEMTYPLKYGWLPWDEVKAALDNRPKNLHVVITGRYAPPELIDYADLVSEIVEVKHPYNANVKAQKGIEF
- a CDS encoding ATP-binding protein — translated: MLKELPDKSGQNDLLDRLSDLAQQSANIFDEQELAELYQLVIEDTVRFIDIETVLLSFIQVNPFTAEEIMVVKAASTSAKNVIGDTFKRGERLSGRAWQQEGMIAMTGADYDKQVGDALKPDRTLSAVAAIPIFCNKQVVGILNVLTFKPGRVFNDSDLFLLQSFAYYIGIAYKNALAFRREKQRVAELTEIQISRSYEQKLVQIVLEQMADALLVVDQEEKIIQTNPATGTLFRVPWKSMVETNLAELRCYLKYKDGTPITPDNCLVRRALSKGETIASEDILYQAELEQLTLNINVAPIRQPDGLISGAVITLRDVTTQRHNQEFDSHQERLRALGQLAGGVAHDLNNLLSGIMGAADIIRTETKNILIEHPRIGEALKLIQQVGSDGAEMVRRIQTYSRTTQKGDDEVVSLDTSVYEALKLTESRWKAEAAMRGIAISIESTVPTDLKVKGNSTELRELFTNLILNAVDALGKKEGQISIVGSRVNPDTIKIEFSDDGCGIPSHLQNRIFEPFFTTKGNSGTGLGLAIVRNIVERMEGSIQIQSIADHGTTFSILLPSAKIAFVEPLEPLESVVAPVENLNRSFRIVAIDDEPILGHILGRMLESMGHAARTFSDPRQAIQVFKDNPDDFDVVITDLGMPKITGWEVAQAIKAVRPKTPVIVVTGWYLDDTPEKLQEKGADAVIIKPYTSQHLQDTLRKIQKRFS